A genome region from Hippopotamus amphibius kiboko isolate mHipAmp2 chromosome 1, mHipAmp2.hap2, whole genome shotgun sequence includes the following:
- the ETF1 gene encoding eukaryotic peptide chain release factor subunit 1, whose product MADDPSAADRNVEIWKIKKLIKSLEAARGNGTSMISLIIPPKDQISRVAKMLADEFGTASNIKSRVNRLSVLGAITSVQQRLKLYNKVPPNGLVVYCGTIVTEEGKEKKVNIDFEPFKPINTSLYLCDNKFHTEALTALLSDDSKFGFIVIDGSGALFGTLQGNTREVLHKFTVDLPKKHGRGGQSALRFARLRMEKRHNYVRKVAETAVQLFISGDKVNVAGLVLAGSADFKTELSQSDMFDQRLQSKVLKLVDISYGGENGFNQAIELSTEVLSNVKFIQEKKLIGRYFDEISQDTGKYCFGVEDTLKALEMGAVEILIVYENLDIMRYVLHCQGTEEEKILYLTPEQEKDKSHFTDKETGQEHELIESMPLLEWFANNYKKFGATLEIVTDKSQEGSQFVKGFGGIGGILRYRVDFQGMEYQGGDDEFFDLDDY is encoded by the exons ATGGCGGACGACCCCAGTGCTGCCGACAGGAACGTGGAGATCTGGAAGATCAAAAAGCTCATTAAGAGCTTGGAGGCGGCCCGCGG CAATGGCACAAGCATGATATCATTGATCATTCCTCCCAAAGACCAGATTTCACGAGTGGCAAAAATGTTAGCAGATGAGTTTGGAACTGCATCTAACATTAAGTCACGAGTAAACCGCCTTTCAGTCCTGGGAGCCATTACATCTGTACAACAAAGACTTAAACTTTATAACAAAG TACCTCCAAATGGCCTGGTTGTTTACTGTGGTACAATTGtaacagaagaaggaaaggaaaagaaagtcaacATTGACTTTGAACCTTTCAAACCAATTAATACGTCATTGTATTTGTGTGACAACAAATTCCATACAGAG GCTCTTACAGCACTACTTTCAGATGATAGCAAGTTTGGCTTCATTGTAATAGACGGTAGTGGTGCACTTTTTGGCACACTCcaaggaaatacaagagaagtcCTGCACAAATTCACTGTGGATCTCCCAAAGAAACATG GTAGAGGAGGTCAGTCAGCCTTGCGTTTTGCCCGTTTAAGAATGGAAAAGCGACATAACTATGTTCGGAAAGTAGCTGAGACTGCTGTGCAGCTATTTATTTCTGGGGACAAAGTGAATGTGGCTGGTCTCGTTTTAGCTGGatcagctgactttaaaactGAACTAAGTCAATCTGATATGTTTGATCAG AGGTTGcaatcaaaagttttaaaattagttgATATATCTTATGGTGGTGAAAATGGATTCAACCAAGCTATTGAGTTATCTACTGAAGTCCTCTCCAACGTGAAGTTCATTCAAGAGAAGAAATTAATAG GGCGATACTTTGATGAAATCAGCCAGGACACGGGCAAGTACTGTTTTGGAGTTGAAGATACACTAAAGGCTTTAGAAATGGGAGCTGTAGAGATTCTAATAGTCTATGAAAATCTGGATATAATGAGATATGTTCTTCATTGCCAAGGCACAGAAG AGGAGAAAATTCTCTATCTaactccagaacaagagaaggataaatctcattttacagacaaagag ACAGGACAAGAACATGAGCTGATTGAGAGCATGCCCTTGCTGGAATGGtttgctaacaactataaaaaatTTGGAGCTACATTGGAAATTGTCACAGATAAGTCACAAGAAGGATCCCAGTTTGTGAAAGGATTTGGTGGAATTGGAG GTATCTTGCGGTACCGAGTAGATTTCCAGGGAATGGAATACCAAGGAGGAGATGATGAATTTTTTGACCTTGATGACTACTAG